A stretch of the Lineus longissimus chromosome 12, tnLinLong1.2, whole genome shotgun sequence genome encodes the following:
- the LOC135496494 gene encoding uncharacterized protein LOC135496494 → MADEFHVEVAESEWSQDVVSNLIEGYRARPALWDVTSAEYRDRLKKEDAWKSLAKDCKRDKVQVTRKMHNLRNQYAQELKKATKRKSGQGTDDVYTPKWMYYKAFSFLRGVIGERKSKTNLEQEEQAPDDTPDATLFNKDEICTQPRGSPSSVATPNPPPSKSRKRKDVGRASDEILQKACEVMSRETDELDTFGAFVASELRGLKSESNRKKLKRDIQRVILEAAEKDDEDAAAMTTTLTPSTSRSSTCSPSLTGFSQKEQGNTGPDDKQIPNQFSFLHMLQDQTNVMCNDKNN, encoded by the exons ATGGCAGacgaatttcatgttgaagttgCGGAGAGTGAATGGTCGCAAGATGTGGTCAGCAACCTCATTGAAGGTTACAGAGCGAGGCCTGCACTATGGGATGTCACGTCTGCCGAATATAGAGACAGGTTGAAGAAAGAGGATGCATGGAAAAGTCTGGCGAAGGATTGTAAAAGAGATAAAGTGCAAGTGACGAGAAAAATGCACAACCTGAGAAACCAGTATGCgcaagaattaaagaaagccaCCAAGAGGAAATCTGGGCAAGGGACTGACGACGTTTACACCCCAAAGTGGATGTACTACAAGGCATTCTCTTTTCTAAGGGGAGTTATTGGAGAACGAAAATCGAAGACCAATTTG gaacaagaagaacaagcgCCAGATGATACGCCAGATGCAACACTATTTAACAAGGACGAGATCTGCACTCAACCTCGAGGATCACCATCTTCCGTGGCCACACCCAACCCGCCACCGTCGAAATCTCGAAAACGAAAGGATGTCGGTCGTGCGTCTGATGAAATCCTTCAGAAGGCATGTGAAGTTATGTCAAGGGAGACCGATGAACTGGACACATTTGGTGCTTTTGTTGCTTCTGAGTTGAGGGGATTGAAATCAGAGTCGAACCGCAAGAAATTGAAACGGGATATTCAAAGGGTCATTCTTGAAGCAGCTGAGAAGGACGATGAAGACGCCGCAGCTATGACAACCACACTGACGCCCAGCACTTCTCGCAGCTCAACTTGCAGTCCTTCGTTGACGGGATTCAGCCAAAAAGAGCAGGGAAACACAGGCCCGGACGACAAGCAAATTCCGAATCAATTTTCCTTCCTACACATGCTTCAGGATCAGACAAACGTCATGTGTAATGATAAGAATAATTAA
- the LOC135497236 gene encoding uncharacterized protein LOC135497236: MGPTCPNGESELVYSGIVGASNHLETGGSAEYACLTREPQYASKVTGVLSAAKIMGVEFEVSSGNIFDTSKAAGGNLHNADVVCAVCRSQARASQVMIPGLKECYPGWSLEYWGYLMTGHYGHKAQHSWACVDNTPEGDEKGARNDDGGLMYLVHGVCGSLPCPNYVNGRELTCVVCTK; this comes from the exons ATGGGGCCGACGTGTCCGAACGGCGAGTCTGAACTTGTGTATTCAG GCATTGTTGGGGCATCGAATCACCTCGAGACGGGAGGCTCTGCCGAGTACGCCTGCCTGACCAGGGAGCCCCAGTACGCCAGTAAGGTTACTGGCGTTCTCAGCGCGGCAAAGATAATGGGCGTTGAGTTTGAAGTCTCGTCGGGGAACATTTTCGACACGTCGAAAGCAGCCGGAGGCAACCTTCATAATGCCGACGTGGTGTGTGCGGTGTGTCGGAGCCAGGCAAGGGCAAGTCAG GTGATGATTCCTGGCCTTAAAGAATGTTACCCAGGGTGGAGCTTAGAGTACTGGGGTTACTTGATGACTGGACACTACGGACATAAAGCTCAACACAGCTGGGCATGCGTGGATAACACTCCTGAAGGCGACGAGAAGGGAGCACGTAACGACGACGGGGGCCTCATGTACCTGGTGCATGGAGTATGTGGATCACTGCCATGTCCAAATTACGTCAATGGCCGAGAACTCACGTGTGTTGTGTGTACGAAATAA